In Vidua chalybeata isolate OUT-0048 chromosome 5, bVidCha1 merged haplotype, whole genome shotgun sequence, one genomic interval encodes:
- the DMC1 gene encoding meiotic recombination protein DMC1/LIM15 homolog isoform X1 → MKAMEDQVVQEEPGYQEDEESFFQDIDLLQKHGINVADIKKLKAVGICTIKGIQMTTRRALCNVKGLSEAKVDKIKEAANKLVEPGFLTAFEYSEKRKMVFHISTGSQEFDKLLGGGIESMAITEAFGEFRTGKTQLSHTLCVTAQLPGPNGYTGGKIIFIDTENTFRPDRLRDIADRFNVDHEAVLDNVLYARAYTSEHQMELLDYVAAKFHEEAGIFKLLVQDFCMLTVLRISVPVFFHYIYLPSMITMQIIDSIMALFRVDFSGRGELAERQQKLAQMLSRLQKISEEYNVAVFVTNQMTADPGATMTFQADPKKPIGGHILAHASTTRISLRKGRGELRIAKIYDSPEMPENEATFAITTGGIGDAKE, encoded by the exons ATGAAGGCCATGGAGGATCAAGTAGTCCAAGAAGAACCAGGATACCAGGAGGATGAG GAATCCTTTTTTCAGGATATTGACCTGCTTCAGAAGCATGGAATT AATGTAGCAGATATTAAAAAGCTGAAGGCAGTTGGGATTTGCACAATCAAAGGAATCCAGATGACCACAAGAAGGGCACTGTGCAATGTGAAGGGGCTCTCAGAGGCCAAAGTGGACAAGATTAAAGAAGCTGCAAACAAGCTTGTT GAACCAGGCTTCCTCACCGCCTTTGAGTACAGTGAAAAACGGAAGATGGTATTTCATATTTCCACTGGCAGCCAGGAATTTGA TAAACTTCTGGGTGGTGGGATTGAAAGTATGGCAATCACTGAGGCCTTTGGAG AGTTCCGGACAGGCAAAACCCAGCTATCTCACACTCTTTGTG tgacagctcagctcccaggacCAAATGGCTACACAGGTGGAAAGATTATCTTCATTGATACTGAAAACACTTT CCGACCAGACCGCCTGCGTGACATTGCTGATCGCTTCAACGTTGACCACGAGGCAGTACTTGACAACGTGCTCTATGCACGTGCATATACCA GTGAGCATCAGATGGAATTGCTTGACTACGTAGCAGCCAAGTTCCATGAGGAAGCTGGTATCTTCAAGTTATTGGTACAAGACTTCTGTATGCTTACGGTTCTCAGAATAAGtgttcctgttttctttcactaTATTTACTTACCTAGCATGATTACAATGCAGATCATTGACTCCATAATGGCACTTTTCCGTGTGGATTTCAGTGGTCGCGGAGAGTTGGCCGAACGACAACAGAAACTAGCTCAGATGTTGTCAAGGCTCCAAAAAATATCAGAAG AATATAACGTGGCCGTGTTTGTGACCAACCAGATGACTGCTGACCCAGGAGCAACTATGAC CTTTCAGGCAGACCCAAAAAAGCCCATCGGGGGCCACATCCTTGCTCATGCTTCGACTACCAGGATCAGTttgaggaaagggagaggggagcTACGTATTGCAAAGATCTACGACAG ccctgAGATGCCTGAAAATGAAGCCACATTTGCAATAACCACTGGAGGGATTGGGGATGCCAAAGAATAG
- the DMC1 gene encoding meiotic recombination protein DMC1/LIM15 homolog isoform X3, with product MKAMEDQVVQEEPGYQEDEESFFQDIDLLQKHGINVADIKKLKAVGICTIKGIQMTTRRALCNVKGLSEAKVDKIKEAANKLVEPGFLTAFEYSEKRKMVFHISTGSQEFDKLLGGGIESMAITEAFGEFRTGKTQLSHTLCVTAQLPGPNGYTGGKIIFIDTENTFRPDRLRDIADRFNVDHEAVLDNVLYARAYTSEHQMELLDYVAAKFHEEAGIFKLLIIDSIMALFRVDFSGRGELAERQQKLAQMLSRLQKISEEYNVAVFVTNQMTADPGATMTFQADPKKPIGGHILAHASTTRISLRKGRGELRIAKIYDSPEMPENEATFAITTGGIGDAKE from the exons ATGAAGGCCATGGAGGATCAAGTAGTCCAAGAAGAACCAGGATACCAGGAGGATGAG GAATCCTTTTTTCAGGATATTGACCTGCTTCAGAAGCATGGAATT AATGTAGCAGATATTAAAAAGCTGAAGGCAGTTGGGATTTGCACAATCAAAGGAATCCAGATGACCACAAGAAGGGCACTGTGCAATGTGAAGGGGCTCTCAGAGGCCAAAGTGGACAAGATTAAAGAAGCTGCAAACAAGCTTGTT GAACCAGGCTTCCTCACCGCCTTTGAGTACAGTGAAAAACGGAAGATGGTATTTCATATTTCCACTGGCAGCCAGGAATTTGA TAAACTTCTGGGTGGTGGGATTGAAAGTATGGCAATCACTGAGGCCTTTGGAG AGTTCCGGACAGGCAAAACCCAGCTATCTCACACTCTTTGTG tgacagctcagctcccaggacCAAATGGCTACACAGGTGGAAAGATTATCTTCATTGATACTGAAAACACTTT CCGACCAGACCGCCTGCGTGACATTGCTGATCGCTTCAACGTTGACCACGAGGCAGTACTTGACAACGTGCTCTATGCACGTGCATATACCA GTGAGCATCAGATGGAATTGCTTGACTACGTAGCAGCCAAGTTCCATGAGGAAGCTGGTATCTTCAAGTTATTG ATCATTGACTCCATAATGGCACTTTTCCGTGTGGATTTCAGTGGTCGCGGAGAGTTGGCCGAACGACAACAGAAACTAGCTCAGATGTTGTCAAGGCTCCAAAAAATATCAGAAG AATATAACGTGGCCGTGTTTGTGACCAACCAGATGACTGCTGACCCAGGAGCAACTATGAC CTTTCAGGCAGACCCAAAAAAGCCCATCGGGGGCCACATCCTTGCTCATGCTTCGACTACCAGGATCAGTttgaggaaagggagaggggagcTACGTATTGCAAAGATCTACGACAG ccctgAGATGCCTGAAAATGAAGCCACATTTGCAATAACCACTGGAGGGATTGGGGATGCCAAAGAATAG
- the DMC1 gene encoding meiotic recombination protein DMC1/LIM15 homolog isoform X2 has protein sequence MEDQVVQEEPGYQEDEESFFQDIDLLQKHGINVADIKKLKAVGICTIKGIQMTTRRALCNVKGLSEAKVDKIKEAANKLVEPGFLTAFEYSEKRKMVFHISTGSQEFDKLLGGGIESMAITEAFGEFRTGKTQLSHTLCVTAQLPGPNGYTGGKIIFIDTENTFRPDRLRDIADRFNVDHEAVLDNVLYARAYTSEHQMELLDYVAAKFHEEAGIFKLLVQDFCMLTVLRISVPVFFHYIYLPSMITMQIIDSIMALFRVDFSGRGELAERQQKLAQMLSRLQKISEEYNVAVFVTNQMTADPGATMTFQADPKKPIGGHILAHASTTRISLRKGRGELRIAKIYDSPEMPENEATFAITTGGIGDAKE, from the exons ATGGAGGATCAAGTAGTCCAAGAAGAACCAGGATACCAGGAGGATGAG GAATCCTTTTTTCAGGATATTGACCTGCTTCAGAAGCATGGAATT AATGTAGCAGATATTAAAAAGCTGAAGGCAGTTGGGATTTGCACAATCAAAGGAATCCAGATGACCACAAGAAGGGCACTGTGCAATGTGAAGGGGCTCTCAGAGGCCAAAGTGGACAAGATTAAAGAAGCTGCAAACAAGCTTGTT GAACCAGGCTTCCTCACCGCCTTTGAGTACAGTGAAAAACGGAAGATGGTATTTCATATTTCCACTGGCAGCCAGGAATTTGA TAAACTTCTGGGTGGTGGGATTGAAAGTATGGCAATCACTGAGGCCTTTGGAG AGTTCCGGACAGGCAAAACCCAGCTATCTCACACTCTTTGTG tgacagctcagctcccaggacCAAATGGCTACACAGGTGGAAAGATTATCTTCATTGATACTGAAAACACTTT CCGACCAGACCGCCTGCGTGACATTGCTGATCGCTTCAACGTTGACCACGAGGCAGTACTTGACAACGTGCTCTATGCACGTGCATATACCA GTGAGCATCAGATGGAATTGCTTGACTACGTAGCAGCCAAGTTCCATGAGGAAGCTGGTATCTTCAAGTTATTGGTACAAGACTTCTGTATGCTTACGGTTCTCAGAATAAGtgttcctgttttctttcactaTATTTACTTACCTAGCATGATTACAATGCAGATCATTGACTCCATAATGGCACTTTTCCGTGTGGATTTCAGTGGTCGCGGAGAGTTGGCCGAACGACAACAGAAACTAGCTCAGATGTTGTCAAGGCTCCAAAAAATATCAGAAG AATATAACGTGGCCGTGTTTGTGACCAACCAGATGACTGCTGACCCAGGAGCAACTATGAC CTTTCAGGCAGACCCAAAAAAGCCCATCGGGGGCCACATCCTTGCTCATGCTTCGACTACCAGGATCAGTttgaggaaagggagaggggagcTACGTATTGCAAAGATCTACGACAG ccctgAGATGCCTGAAAATGAAGCCACATTTGCAATAACCACTGGAGGGATTGGGGATGCCAAAGAATAG